One Paraburkholderia sp. HP33-1 genomic region harbors:
- a CDS encoding TRAP transporter large permease, which translates to MELALLTASFLVFLFLGVPVSFALGLSCVLTYLFEGLPTATAMQSMISGMNGFSFLAVPFFIFSGELMLHGGIADRILRFAQATVGHFRGGLGMANVVACTLFGGVSGSPTADTSAMGGVVIPLMKREGYSAAYAVNVTTHSSLAGALMPTSTNMIIYAFAAQGVSGVLNGKQMSGVSIGDLLFSGLLPVLWVMGFVLIAAYWQAVKFGYPRRPDGSTGLQRFPGWMAVLRTFIGAVPGLMVIAIILFCVARGIATATEAAAIAVGYSLVLTIFVYRSLSMAKLGHALGKAAKTTGVVLLLIGVSNMLRFQMAYLEIPDAIERMLDGATSLPWLMLLYINVIQVFLGTFVDMAAHILITTPLFLPMAMHNGVGPVQFGIMILLNCALGLVHPPIGSVQFIGCAIGNVSIGETTKVAWPYYLAIFSAINVVTYVPWFSTWLPSIINGHPVF; encoded by the coding sequence ATGGAACTTGCCCTTCTTACCGCCAGTTTTCTAGTTTTCCTCTTCCTCGGGGTTCCGGTTTCATTCGCGTTGGGTCTGTCCTGCGTTCTGACGTATCTGTTCGAAGGTCTGCCGACCGCGACCGCGATGCAGTCGATGATCTCGGGCATGAACGGTTTTTCGTTCCTCGCGGTCCCGTTCTTCATCTTCTCCGGCGAGCTGATGCTTCACGGCGGTATCGCTGACCGCATCCTGCGTTTCGCGCAGGCCACGGTCGGCCATTTCCGCGGTGGCCTCGGCATGGCCAACGTGGTTGCCTGTACGCTGTTCGGCGGCGTGTCGGGTTCGCCGACCGCGGATACGTCGGCCATGGGCGGCGTCGTGATCCCGCTGATGAAGCGCGAAGGCTATAGCGCCGCCTACGCGGTCAACGTGACCACGCACTCATCGCTGGCCGGCGCGCTGATGCCGACCTCGACCAACATGATCATCTACGCGTTCGCGGCGCAAGGCGTGAGCGGCGTGCTGAACGGCAAGCAGATGAGCGGTGTGTCGATCGGCGATCTGCTGTTCTCGGGTCTGTTGCCGGTGCTGTGGGTGATGGGCTTCGTGCTGATCGCCGCTTACTGGCAGGCCGTCAAGTTCGGCTATCCGCGCCGTCCCGACGGCTCGACCGGACTACAGCGCTTCCCGGGCTGGATGGCGGTGCTGCGTACGTTCATCGGTGCGGTGCCGGGTCTGATGGTCATCGCGATCATTCTGTTCTGTGTTGCGCGCGGTATTGCCACTGCAACAGAGGCCGCCGCGATTGCCGTGGGTTATTCGCTGGTGCTGACCATCTTCGTGTATCGCTCGTTGTCGATGGCGAAGCTCGGCCATGCGCTCGGCAAGGCGGCGAAAACGACCGGCGTGGTGCTGCTGCTGATCGGCGTGTCGAACATGCTGCGTTTCCAGATGGCCTATCTGGAGATCCCCGACGCGATCGAACGCATGCTCGACGGCGCGACCTCGCTGCCCTGGCTGATGCTGTTGTACATCAACGTCATTCAGGTGTTCCTCGGTACGTTCGTCGACATGGCGGCGCACATCCTGATCACGACCCCGCTGTTCCTGCCGATGGCAATGCACAACGGTGTGGGCCCGGTTCAGTTCGGCATCATGATCCTGCTGAACTGCGCATTGGGTCTCGTGCATCCGCCGATTGGTTCAGTTCAGTTTATTGGGTGCGCAATTGGCAACGTGTCGATAGGGGAAACTACTAAGGTGGCGTGGCCGTATTACCTCGCTATCTTCTCGGCGATCAATGTAGTCACCTATGTCCCGTGGTTCTCGACCTGGTTGCCGAGCATCATCAACGGTCACCCGGTGTTCTGA